CGTCTCGGCTCGCGCTGCGACGAGGACCCGCGTCCGACTCACGATCTGGCGCGCTTGAGGTCTGCCAGGACCTCTGACGCCGGACGCACGCGGCCGCTACGGACATCTTCCTCCGAGGCGGCGAGCGCTGCGTGGAGACGGCGACGCTCCTCGTCATCCAAGCCGTCCCACGCGTCGGCCGGGACGAGTTCGATCTCGGTCCCCTCCGGTAGGTCGGTAGGCTCGTCGACCACGATGCGACCGCCCTTCACGCGCGCCTTCAGAGGCTTCATGATCTACCGTAGCCTAGCGCGGGAGGGTGGGAGCCCGCAATCTCGGATATCGCCGGTTCGCACATGATCTCAGGATAAACGCCGTGACTCACGCGCCCGACGTCGTCCCGATCTGCCTGCGCGTCCCCCGCCGCGAGATTGCCTACGTCAAGTTCGTCTTCGAGTCGTACGAGGGTGTGGCGACCGTGCGCACGCTCGACCGCCACCGAGCGACGCTCGTCGTGCTGACCACCAGGGACTTCGAGCGCGTGGCGCGCGCCGTCGTCGCGTCGCTCGCGGCCGAGGGCGTGTGCGAGGAGTCGGCGCCGCCGGCCGATTTCGACGGGGACTGGCTCGGGCCCGACGACGACGCGTGACGCGTCAGGGCTGCCCCGTCCCCTCCGCCGGGACCGCGGCAGGCGCCGGCCGCGCCGCGAACAGCGCGACCACGATGCTCACCCCGTAGAGCACGAGCAGCGGCGCCGCCATGAGGAGCTGCGAGGCGACGTCGGGACCCGGTGTCAGCACCGCGGCGACGATGAAGATGACGACGATTGCGTAGCGCGCCCACGCGATCAGGTGGCGGTGCGTCACCACGCCGATGCGGGCGAGGAAGAAGGTCACGACCGGCAGCTCGAAGGTCGCGCCGAAGGCGAGCAGCATGCGCGAGGCGAACGCCAGGTACTCGCTGATGCGGATCTGGGGGGCCACGCCGATGGAGGTGAACTCGTCGAGGAAGAAGCGGTAGGCGACGGGGAAGACGAACCAGTAGCAGAAGGCGGCCCCGGTCAGGAAGAAGGCAGAAGCCGCGATCGAGAACGGCACGGCGAGACGCTTCTCCTTCTCGTAGAGGCCGGGCGCGATGAAGCGCCAGGCCTGGAAGAAGATCACCGGGCTCGCCGCGAAGATGCCGGCGATGAAGGAGACCTTGAGCTTGGTGAAGAACGCCTCCGTCACCCCCGTGCCGATGACCAGCGCCTCGCTGGGCCGCAGCGCGGCGAGGGGATGGAGGAGGAACGCGAAGATGTGCTCGGAGAACGCGTAGCAGACCGAGAACCCGACGCCGACGGCGACGAGGGCGCGCACGATCCGCCAGCGCAGCTCCTCGAGATGCGCGGTGAGCGGCATCCGCGCGTCGGTCTCGGGACCCATGGGGGCCGCCCCCGGTCAGGTCTGGCCGGAGGTGGGTTTGTCCGGAGCGGGTGGCGCTTGCGGGGGCAGGCTCGCCGTCGCACCCGGCCGGGCGGCAGGACGCTCGGGCTCGTCCTCGCGCAGCGCCTGCGTCTGGAACTCCTCGACGATCTCGCTCGTCTGCCGCCGGAACTCGGCGATCGCCTTGCCGAGCGTGCGCGCGACCTCCGGCAGCCGTTTGGGACCGAGGACCACGAGCGCGACCACCAAGATCACGATCAGCTCGGGCATGCCGATGCCGAACATTCGCGGCGAGGGTAGGCAAAAGGGTATCGAGTGTCAATTGAGCGCCGTCGCGGCTCGTGGGGTGGTCTGCTATCGTCGCCTCGATGACGGGCGGTACGGCCGTCGTTTCAGACGCCCGTATGCTGGCGCACGACCCGGGTCGCAGCCATCCCGAGCGCGCCGACCGTCTGCGAGTGCTCCTCGATCACCTCGAGGACGCACCGGGACTCGTCCGGCTTCACCCGCGCCTCGCGACCGAGGACGAGCTCGCGCTCGTCCACACGCGCGCACACATCGAACGCGTCGCGCGCACGGCCGGAAGGCCGCGCGTCGTCTTCGACCCGGACACGAGCGCGTCCGCCGACTCCTACGAGGCGGCGCGGCTCGCCGCCGGCAGCCTGCTCGTCGGCTGCGAGGCGATTCTCGCGGGCGAGGTCGCGAACGCCTTCGCGCTCGTGCGTCCCCCGGGCCATCACGCCGAGCGGGAGCGCGCCATGGGGTTCTGCCTCTTCAACAACGTGGCGGTGGCGGCGGCGTTCCTCGGCACCAAGGGCATCCGCCGGGTCGCGATCATCGACTGGGATCTGCACCACGGCAACGGCACGCAGCACCTCTTCGAGGAAGACCCCGACGTGCTGTACGTGTCGACGCACCAGTATCCCTACTACCCCGGCACGGGCGGGGCGGAGGAGGTCGGGCAGGGCGCCGGCGCCGGGCGGACGCTCAACCTGCCGTTTCCCGCCGGCTTCGGCGACGCGGAGTACGCCGAGGCCTTTCGCGAGGTCGTGCTGCCCGTCTGCCGCCAGTTCGCACCCGAGTTCGTCCTGGTGTCGGCCGGTTTCGACTGCGATCATCGCGACCCGCTCGGTGCCATGGCGGTCACACCCGCCGGGTTCACCGCCATGGCACAGGCATGCACCCAGCTGGCGGGGGAGAGCGCCGGGGGGCGGATCGCGGCCGCGCTCGAGGGGGGATACGACCTCCGCGCCCTCGTCGAGGGGGTCGACGCCGTCCTCGCCGCGATGCGCGGGACGGGCGGCTCTGCGCCGCCGGCGACGGGCGAGGCGCGCCGCGTCCAGGCGGTGCTGGCCCGCGTGCGGGCTGCCCACGCGGCCTACTGGCGGCTCTGAGCGGTTTCGCCGGGCGCCGTCAGTCCGTGTCGGCGGGCGGCGCCTCGGCGGGCGCGGCCGCCGGCTCGATGGCCTCGGGGGCGCTCGCATAGCGCGTCGGCTCGGTGCCGCTGACGAAGACCTCGAGCTCGGCCTCGCCGCCCGGCACCGCGCGCAGGCCGGAGGCCGGGTCGATCTGGGCGAACGTCACCCCGTCCGGCACCGGGAAGTCGACGACCGGCCGGTCGCCGAGCGCCTGCTTCATGAACTCCGTCCAGATGGGCGCCGCGGCGTGGCCGCCCGTCTCGTGGGCGCCGAGCGAGCGCTCCGAGTCGAAGCCGACCCAGACGCCCGCAAGGAGATCGGGAGTGAAGCCGATGAACCAGGCATCGTGGGTGTCGTTGGTCGTGCCCGTCTTGCCCGCGACCGGCCGCCCCAGCTCCGCGGCCTTGCGGCCGGTCCCGTGCTTGACCACCGACTCCATCATGTTGGTGACGACGTAGGCGGTGGCCGGACTCATCACCGGCTCGAAGTGCGGCCGCGTGTGTCCGAACTCGAGCGGGTTCGCCTCGCTGTCGGTGACGCGGGTGATGAAGATCGGATCGAAGCGCTTGCCGAGCGTGGCGAAGACGCCGTAGGCCCGGACGAGCTCGAGGGGGGTCAACTCGGCGCTGCCGAGGGCGAGCGACAGGTTCCGCGGCAACGTGGCCTCGAGCCCGAAGCGGCCGAGTGACTTGCGCACGTAGTCGATGCCCATGGCGTCGACCAGCCGCACCGTCACGCTGTTCAACGAGCGGGCGAGGGCCTGGCGCAGGGGAGTCGGGCCGAAGTATTTACCCTCGTAGTTGCGCGGCATCCACGGCGGCTGATTCCCGTTCGGCAGCTCGATGGGGGCGTCGAGGACGATCGAGGCCGGCGTGTAGCCGTGCTCGATCGCCGCGGCGTAGATGAGCGGCTTGAAGCTCGAGCCCGGCTGGCGGTGCGCCTGGACCGCCCGGTTGAACTGGCTCCGGTTGAAGTCGTAGCCGCCGACCATCGCCTTCACCTCACCGGTGTACGGGTCGAAGGCGACGAGCGCGCCCTCGACCTGCGGCTCCTGATCGAGCGCGAAGCGCGCCGTCCCGTCCCCGGCGCGGCCCGCCTGCGTGACCGAGATGACGTCGCCCGCCCGGAAGCTCCCCGGTGCGACGCGCGTCTTGCCCCACACGAGCGCGTCCGCGGGAAGCGTGCCCCGGTCCCCCGGCGTGTGCACGACCAGGCCGCTCGGACGGACCTCCGTGACGATCGCGCGCACCGGCCGTCCGGCCTGCGCCGCGCCGCCGGCCGCGAGGTGCGCCAGGAAGGCGTCCCCCTTGCGGGGGTCGAGGTGGCGGATCGGCCCGCGGAAGCCCTGACGCCGGTCGAGCTCGGTGAGGCCCGCGCGGAGCGCCTCCTCGGCCGCGCGTTGCATGCCGAGGTCGACGGCCGTGTAGACCCGCAGCCCGAGCTGATAGGGGGCCGTGCCGCCGTAGCGCTCCTCGAGGAGTCGGCGGACGTGCTCGACGTACCAGGGCGCGGCGAGATAGGTGCCGGGACGGTGCGGCGTGAAGGTGAGCCGCTCCGCGCGGGCGGCGGCGTACTGCTCGGCATTGATGAAGCCCTCGGCGCGCATGCGCTCGAGGACGTAGTGCTGCCGCGCCAGCGCCTGCTGGGGGTGGCGCTGCGGGTCGTAGCGGCTCGGCGCCTGGGGGAGCCCGGCCAGGAGGGCCGCCTGCGCGATGGTGAGGTCGCCGACGTCGACGTCGAAGAACGCCCGGGCCGCCGCCGCGACCCCGTAGGCGCCGGCGCCGAAGTAGATCTGATTGAGGTACAGGTAGAGGATGTCGTCCTTCGAGAGCTTCGC
This is a stretch of genomic DNA from Deltaproteobacteria bacterium. It encodes these proteins:
- a CDS encoding DUF4911 domain-containing protein, translated to MGARNLGYRRFAHDLRINAVTHAPDVVPICLRVPRREIAYVKFVFESYEGVATVRTLDRHRATLVVLTTRDFERVARAVVASLAAEGVCEESAPPADFDGDWLGPDDDA
- the tatC gene encoding twin-arginine translocase subunit TatC, which produces MGPETDARMPLTAHLEELRWRIVRALVAVGVGFSVCYAFSEHIFAFLLHPLAALRPSEALVIGTGVTEAFFTKLKVSFIAGIFAASPVIFFQAWRFIAPGLYEKEKRLAVPFSIAASAFFLTGAAFCYWFVFPVAYRFFLDEFTSIGVAPQIRISEYLAFASRMLLAFGATFELPVVTFFLARIGVVTHRHLIAWARYAIVVIFIVAAVLTPGPDVASQLLMAAPLLVLYGVSIVVALFAARPAPAAVPAEGTGQP
- the tatB gene encoding twin-arginine translocase subunit TatB, which encodes MFGIGMPELIVILVVALVVLGPKRLPEVARTLGKAIAEFRRQTSEIVEEFQTQALREDEPERPAARPGATASLPPQAPPAPDKPTSGQT
- a CDS encoding histone deacetylase → MTGGTAVVSDARMLAHDPGRSHPERADRLRVLLDHLEDAPGLVRLHPRLATEDELALVHTRAHIERVARTAGRPRVVFDPDTSASADSYEAARLAAGSLLVGCEAILAGEVANAFALVRPPGHHAERERAMGFCLFNNVAVAAAFLGTKGIRRVAIIDWDLHHGNGTQHLFEEDPDVLYVSTHQYPYYPGTGGAEEVGQGAGAGRTLNLPFPAGFGDAEYAEAFREVVLPVCRQFAPEFVLVSAGFDCDHRDPLGAMAVTPAGFTAMAQACTQLAGESAGGRIAAALEGGYDLRALVEGVDAVLAAMRGTGGSAPPATGEARRVQAVLARVRAAHAAYWRL
- a CDS encoding PBP1A family penicillin-binding protein, whose amino-acid sequence is MARPRRAGVLRRILAWSVVAGLLAAGVAGFVVYREVTTDLPPVDQLLRYQPPVATRIFADDGALIGEFYVERRYLVPLAAIPPHVRLAFLAAEDADFYRHHGVNPLSILRAFVANLLHHQVVQGGSTITQQVVKALLLSPERSYERKVKELVLAFRLEAKLSKDDILYLYLNQIYFGAGAYGVAAAARAFFDVDVGDLTIAQAALLAGLPQAPSRYDPQRHPQQALARQHYVLERMRAEGFINAEQYAAARAERLTFTPHRPGTYLAAPWYVEHVRRLLEERYGGTAPYQLGLRVYTAVDLGMQRAAEEALRAGLTELDRRQGFRGPIRHLDPRKGDAFLAHLAAGGAAQAGRPVRAIVTEVRPSGLVVHTPGDRGTLPADALVWGKTRVAPGSFRAGDVISVTQAGRAGDGTARFALDQEPQVEGALVAFDPYTGEVKAMVGGYDFNRSQFNRAVQAHRQPGSSFKPLIYAAAIEHGYTPASIVLDAPIELPNGNQPPWMPRNYEGKYFGPTPLRQALARSLNSVTVRLVDAMGIDYVRKSLGRFGLEATLPRNLSLALGSAELTPLELVRAYGVFATLGKRFDPIFITRVTDSEANPLEFGHTRPHFEPVMSPATAYVVTNMMESVVKHGTGRKAAELGRPVAGKTGTTNDTHDAWFIGFTPDLLAGVWVGFDSERSLGAHETGGHAAAPIWTEFMKQALGDRPVVDFPVPDGVTFAQIDPASGLRAVPGGEAELEVFVSGTEPTRYASAPEAIEPAAAPAEAPPADTD